In Populus alba chromosome 4, ASM523922v2, whole genome shotgun sequence, the genomic window TTCTTGTTGTGTTCAGAGCTTAGGAAGAGGTAAGAAAGGCAAAAACAAGGAGAAGGAAGGGGACAAATCAAAGGAAGTTATTCATGTTAGAGCTAAGAGAGGCCAGGCAACAGACAGTCACAGTATAGCAGAAAGGGTAAATTTGTATGTTTTTGACTGAATAGAGTTTACACATTCAAGAAATCCTGATTATTAACCACTGGCTAGGCTTATTATATCATCTAACTAACATGTAAGAACAGGAATGTACTAATGAAAGCCAAGAAATGAAGAATCTGACAGTGAATTTACTATTTCTTGTGTCAgataagaagagagaaaatcaatAGCAAGTTAAGATGCTTGCAAGACATTGTTCCTGGATGCCACAAGGTAAGAATCCTTTGCACAAGTTTAattttgagtatatttcatGCATTTATTATTCTTGTATAAAGAACATGTACCTTCGCTTATTCAGAGTTGAAGTTTGAATTTCTTGATTATATCCATAAGATGTAGCTGACATGAGTTCATAAACATACAGTCAATGGGGATGGCAGTTATGCTAGAGGAGATAATCAATTATGTACACTCATTGCAGAATCAAGTTGAGGTAACCCTACCATGAAAAAATCTGGTACAAACATTTTTACTGTTTCATCTTGTAGTTCCAAGCACCAGCATGTTTGGATTAACCTTGTTTTCAAAACCCAGTTTCTCTCCATGGAGCTTGCCGCTGCCAGCTGTTCTAATGACCTGAAAAATCTCACAGAATCTTCCAGGAAGGCTCAGGTGCTCTTACATTAACTTGTTGAATCTTGACCAGCTTATCTTTGCCCTAATAATTAACATGTTTAATTGCAGTTGATTAGATAATTTGGTCACTATCTATATGTCCTGGTGCATGTCAAAAGTGACTGATTCTGAACTATCAATTCTGCAGGGAACAAATTCAACTGATGACGCACAGGAGACACAGAAATGGTCGAGAGAAAGATTTGGAGAGATCACCACTTGCTTCCACTCGACATGGTCCTCCATTTGACTGCATTTTTGGCAATTACTCTTTGTTGCTATAAAGCACAGGAATATGCTCCCAAACTATCACCCTTTGCCGCAAATCAAATGTCTATTTATGTGGCAGAAACGCTAATGATGTTTGCATTACTTCACAAAAAAGTAAGAAATAGAgtacaaaaaaagagagattataTTGCTATTTACTTGTCCAATTCGAGGgctaatttctttttctctttttcaaatTTGACCTGCTATGGTGATTTGTGGTGTTTAACATCCGATGTATTGATGATGCTTTGTCGGCATGAGCAGTTAAGCATCCATTTGATTCAACAGGCTCTCTTGGCTTTATGTATTGCTTGTATATTCATTATCCATTTTGTGACAAAATTATACATGCACCCACTTTATGATTTGGAATTTGGCGTTTGGGCCACTTGGTGAATCTGTTATACCCTTTTAACCAGACACTTTCATGTGGTTCATGGGTTTTCTTAGTGTGCAAGAGACAGAGAAACAGGAAGAGAAGATAGTCTTCTGCAGCTGTCAACAGAATCTAAGTAATGATCTTATATGAACATGCATACTATCGATTTACTGTTTATACTCCTTGCATATACCAGAAATATGTAGACAAATTTGATAGTATGGTACATGCAAGGAGTATAAACATTTTTTGAGATTGATTAATATGTTGAATATGATGTGTATGAGAATAGATGTGAATGAGATTGATTCATAGGGAAACATGTGAATAGATGTAATTGGTGCTTGTTTCCCTATGAATCAAATCAAGTACACTTCCCCTTGACCATCACCTGCATAAATCAATCTTGTCCATGAAACTAGTTACTAGCAGctaaagaaaaactataatgGCCAAAACCCTTGAGAAAAAACAATTCCCAGTAAGTAGCTAGCTGTAGGGATGATACAAAGGCAAAGTCCAATGGAATAGACCTCC contains:
- the LOC118055978 gene encoding transcription factor BEE 3, encoding MAEFAEYLQRLGASQPLTGMMDMNMEMLKHLPELNPSILESFSIIHGFSADSFLAHQQPEFPATYNHNNLSSTSHPDILSTAPLVHSVTQNVFHERKRPKAMEQSTGSSKNVPPTASINITEKKKSLGRGKKGKNKEKEGDKSKEVIHVRAKRGQATDSHSIAERIRREKINSKLRCLQDIVPGCHKSMGMAVMLEEIINYVHSLQNQVEFLSMELAAASCSNDLKNLTESSRKAQGTNSTDDAQETQKWSRERFGEITTCFHSTWSSI